A single window of Doryrhamphus excisus isolate RoL2022-K1 chromosome 5, RoL_Dexc_1.0, whole genome shotgun sequence DNA harbors:
- the nek1 gene encoding serine/threonine-protein kinase Nek1 isoform X2 has protein sequence MDKYVKVKKIGEGSFGKAALVKSKEDGHQYVIKEISISGMSAKERQESRKEVAVLANMSHPNIVQYKESFEEGGCLYIVMDYCEGGDLFKKINSQRGILFPEEQILDWFVQICLAIKHIHDRKILHRDIKSQNIFLTKDGTVQLGDFGIARVLNSTVELARTCIGTPYYLSPEICENKPYNNKSDIWALGCVLYEMCTLKHAFEAGNMKNLVLKIIRGSYPPVSVHYSQELRSLLAQLFKHNPRERPSVSSILGKPFLSCRIQRFLTPQVIAQEFHHTFIHKHHNVGAHQGSSAKRPAHGSIPSSAAKITKPACKYGVPLTARKGSDVTKKPADRKPSVKHKPAPHRRVSQGEEERRKQQETIKKGKMELTENEKKQKEPMLLLKAEQMKRYEKEKISRINHAREQGWKNVLISSVGSPERKCYFGGGKRAAGDPEAETYYTALEQMAKPQSVDRGINREGPATPTRNVPAAAGPVLPNGRAQAVNPEAVKRRLERLQHTSKQSHISRQRHFAFERAYQVEEFLQRKKEAMLYKVRAEGQLGTRQNLAAIYGGHVASARFTRPKVNKEEEEYLARLKQIRLQNFNERQQIKARLRGEKYDSDGSDSQESSDEAQLRRKKLAALKAQANVRAVVLKEQLEKKRREAHEREKKAWDDHIAAREGKACMAAGDMASAGASASSQPSTAAKASTQPESEPSNPVISMTAALKNVGAITPVKETPPATEAVIVIQCEKKQILNRLNLNLKVQNTVDEAEESATSPKEQPDAENPPSGEDQKGDPAEPSENVCVMTTAASEAPEDRPPSGGDRKKWEAVAPFILPIAQQTLEETCLPTTEQTVGEVIQMGVLPEEAQRKVWGPSPDSQVLKVLQEAEVQPLTQLLETVSVCEEAFPGTDKSNQIVAVEAASPSTEMASPKSRTATLLQSTAVALESAAPTEASHPENPSASGLEGHTSPQRLADIQEPTDVESMVLEDVPKASQPTTGLHHAWEKEAQEPMPPEGDTSQGEAATGKVDGPSQGEEPLFTKLRSPAHRRTSALALLSAQSSVDDSSSSIASRSRSVSPLRSKQHNALLIGLSTGMFDSNNPKMLRTCSLPDLSRVFSSQQDSVMTTDDNAAPDSVLENQDQDEVKDDDQSETEDVYEDEDLQEIRASMERLLHEESDLMRNPAHDGRGDFNGNAPNGQEQELFNRMAVELEQDDNPMAVGDDDDEEEEDDEDEDRSNGSPGDEEAGELLSNGVGEDINSQLNEEWHSDSSEEEQEGEAELYDSIFSRLEEHRFNLEQQMGFEKFIEAYNKIKAIRDDEDDNIDLGSGLAFSILGTEHQHLYPNILHLVMADGAYQEGNDKCLSQWSNWQQ, from the exons ATGGACAAgtatgtcaaagtgaagaaaattGGGGAAGGTTCGTTTGGAAAGGCTGCCCTGGTCAAATCCAAGGAGGATGGCCACCAATATGTCATTAAGGAGATCAGCATATCTGGG ATGTCAGCGAAGGAGAGGCAAGAATCTCGAAAAGAAGTTGCAGTTCTTGCAAACATGAGCCACCCTAACATTGTCCAGTATAAGGAGTCTTTTGAAG AGGGGGGCTGCCTGTATATTGTGATGGACTACTGTGAGGGTGGAGACCTCTTCAAGAAGATCAACTCTCAGAGAGGAATTCTTTTCCCAGAAGAGCAA ATCCTGGATTGGTTTGTGCAGATCTGCTTGGCAATAAAGCACATCCACGACAGAAAAATCCTGCACAGGGACATCAAATCACAG aacatatttttgacaaaagatGGGACTGTGCAACTAGGGGACTTTGGGATTGCAAGGGTTCTTAACAG CACCGTAGAACTTGCGAGAACCTGCATTGGGACCCCTTACTACCTTTCGCCGGAGATCTGTGAAAATAAACCTTACAACAACAAAAG CGATATTTGGGCTCTCGGCTGTGTCCTGTATGAAATGTGCACCCTTAAACACGCA TTTGAGGCTGGAAATATGAAGAACCTGGTTCTGAAGATCATCCGCGGCTCGTATCCTCCTGTGTCTGTTCACTACTCCCAAGAACTGCGCTCCCTTTTGGCACAACTTTTTAAACACAACCCCAGAGAAAGGCCTTCAGTCAGCAGCATACTGGGCAAACCTTTCCTTTCTTGCAGGATCCAAAGGTTCCTCACACCACAG GTCATTGCTCAGGAATTTCACCATACTTTTATTCACAAGCACCACAACGTTGGTGCACATCAGGGGTCATCAG CTAAGCGTCCTGCCCATGGTTCCATACCATCTTCCGCAGCCAAGATCACCAAACCAGCATGCAAATACGGAGTGCCTTTAACTGCAAGAAAGGGGTCCGATGTAACCAAAAAACCCGCAGACAGGAAACCGTCCGTTAAACATAAACCG GCCCCCCACAGAAGAGTCAGTCAAGGGGAAGAAGAGAGGAGAAAACAG CAAGAGACTATCAAAAAAGGAAAGATGGAGCTGACCGAGAATGAAAAGAAGCAGAAAGAACCG ATGTTGCTGTTGAAAGCAGAACAAATGAAGCGGTATGAAAAGGAAAAG ATTAGTCGCATAAACCATGCCAGAGAGCAAGGATGGAAAAATGTCTTGATCTCAAGTGTTGGCAGCCCAGAGAGGAAG TGTTATTTTGGTGGTGGAAAAAGAGCTGCGGGTGATCCCGAGGCAGAAACCTACTACACCGCTCTCGAGCAAATGGCCAAACCACAATCAGTCGACAGAGGGATCAACAGGGAGGGACCGGCCACGCCCACACG CAATGTGCCAGCCGCTGCTGGCCCAGTGCTCCCCAATGGTCGTGCCCAAGCCGTAAACCCCGAAGCGGTCAAGAGACGACTGGAGAGGCTGCAGCACACTTCTAAACAAAGCCATATCAGCAG GCAGCGTCACTTTGCGTTCGAACGAGCCTATCAAGTTGAGGAGTTTCTACAACGTAAAAAAGAAGCCATGCTTTACAAAGTCCGGGCTGAAGGACAGCTg GGGACTCGCCAAAACCTGGCTGCAATCTATGGAGGCCATGTTGCTTCGGCTCGGTTCACAAGACCCAAAGTcaacaaagaggaggag gagtaTCTAGCAAGACTCAAACAAATCCGCTTGCAGAACTTCAACGAGCGACAGCAGATCAAAGCCCGACTCAGAGGGGAAAAG TATGACAGTGACGGGTCAGACAGCCAGGAGTCGAGTGACGAGGCTCAGCTGAGGAGGAAGAAGTTAGCGGCTTTGAAA GCTCAAGCAAACGTCCGTGCTGTTGTGCTGAAAGAGCAATTAGAGAAGAAGCGGAGAGAGGCGCacgagagagagaaaaaggcaTGGGATGACCAT ATCGCAGCTCGGGAAGGGAAAGCGTGCATGGCTGCAGGAGACATGGCTTCGGCAGGAGCTTCTGCAAGCTCTCAACCCTCCACGGCTGCCAAAGCTTCAACCCAACCAGAGTCTGAACCCTCTAATCCGGTTATATCCATGACCGCTGCTCTGAAGAACGTTGGCGCT ATTACTCCGGTGAAAGAGACCCCGCCTGCCACAGAGGCTGTCATCGTCATTCAG TGTGAGAAGAAGCAGATCCTGAACAGGCTTAATCTGAACCTAAAAGTCCAGAACACCGTGGATGAAGCGGAGGAGTCGGCAACCAGCCCTAAAGAGCAGCCTGACGCAGAGAACCCGCCTTCCGGCGAAGATCAGAAGGGGGATCCAGCAGAACCATCTGAGAATGTCTGCGTGATGACAACCG CTGCCTCAGAGGCTCCAGAAGATCGTCCACCTTCTGGTGGAGACAGGAAGAAGTGGGAGGCAGTTGCTCCATTTATCCTACCGATAGCCCAACAAACCCTGGAGGAGACATGCTTACCAACTACAG AACAAACAGTGGGTGAGGTAATACAGATGGGCGTGCTACCAGAAGAAGCTCAAAGGAAGGTATGGGGGCCGAGTCCTGACTCTCAGGTGCTGAAAGTACTTCAGGAGGCCGAAGTTCAGCCACTCACTCAGCTGTTGGAGACGGTCAGCGTGTGCGAAGAGGCCTTCCCTGGAACTG ATAAGTCCAACCAGATAGTCGCAGTGGAAGCGGCGAGTCCGTCTACAGAGATGGCGAGCCCAAAGAGCAGGACAGCTACGCTTCTTCAAAGCACCGCGGTGGCACTGGAAAGTGCTGCCCCCACAGAGGCCTCACATCCGGAAAATCCAAGTGCAAGTGGGCTGGAAGGACACACTTCGCCACAAAGGCTCGCAGACATCCAAG AGCCAACTGATGTGGAATCCATGGTTTTGGAAGATGTCCCTAAAGCCTCACAGCCTACAACGGGACTGCATCATGCTTGGGAGAAGGAAGCTCAAGAGCCAAT GCCACCAGAGGGCGATACAAGCCAAGGAGAAGCAGCAACAGGGAAAGTGGACG GTCCATCACAGGGCGAAGAACCCTTGTTTACAAAGTTGCGTTCTCCAGCTCACAGACGCACCTCTGCTCTCGCCCTCCTCTCGGCTCAGTCCTCGGTGGAtgactcctcctcctctatAGCGTCTCGCTCACGCTCCGTCTCGCCTCTGCGCTCCAAGCAGCACAACGCTCTCCTCATTGGCCTCTCTACGGGCATGTTTGACTCCAACAACCCCAAG ATGCTGCGAACATGCTCCCTTCCTGACCTCAGCCGAGTCTTCAGCTCTCAGCAGGACTCTGTCATGACCACTGACGACAACGCTGCTCCAGACAGTGTCCTGGAGAACCAGGACCAGGATGAAGTCAAAGACGACGACCAGTCTGAGACAGAGGA CGTGTATGAGGATGAAGACCTCCAGGAGATTCGAGCATCCATGGAACGACTCCTGCACGAGGAGAGCGACCTCATGAGGAACCCAGCACACGATGGGAGAGGAGACTTTAATGGAAACGCTCCCAACGGACAAGAACAAGAACTTTTCAACAGGATGGCCGTGGAGCTTGAGCAGGACGACAATCCGATGGCTgtcggtgatgatgatgatgaggaagaagaagatgacgAGGATGAAGATCGCTCAAATGGGAGTCCTGGTGATGAGGAGGCAGGGGAGCTCCTCAGCAACGGTGTGGGGGAAGACATCAATAGCCAACTTAATGAAGAATGGCATTCAG ACAGCAGCGAAGAGGAGCAGGAGGGAGAAGCTGAACTTTACGACAGTATCTTCAGTCGCTTGGAAGAGCATCGCTTTAACTTGGAGCAGCAGATGGGATTCGAGAAGTTCATTGAGGCCTACAATAAGATAAAG GCGATACGGGACGACGAGGACGATAATATCGACCTGGGCTCCGGTTTGGCGTTTAGCATTTTGGGAACCGAGCACCAGCATCTGTATCCCAACATCCTCCACCTGGTGATGGCAGATGGAGCATACCAAGAAG GCAATGATAAGTGTTTATCGCAGTGGAGCAACTGGCAACAATGA